A genomic window from Armatimonadota bacterium includes:
- a CDS encoding histidine phosphatase family protein, translated as MGRTRIYLLRHGETTWNAEQRYQGRLDAPLTAAGREQSARAGDALRDVTLAAVYSSPLGRALETARIVAEAQGLAVVPREGLHEISLGVWEGLTVAEVAERYGEALRQWRTAPHLAQIPGAETLQAVQHRAAAALDEIRRRHRGEAAAVVAHGGVNKLLLLALLGAPVSAYWRIRQRNGCINVLEFDGERGWMRIMNETAHLERRPAAEASGRRARPAGSG; from the coding sequence GTGGGACGCACCCGGATCTACCTCCTCCGCCACGGCGAAACGACGTGGAATGCCGAGCAGCGCTATCAGGGGCGGCTCGATGCTCCACTCACGGCCGCCGGGCGGGAGCAGTCCGCTCGCGCCGGCGACGCCCTGCGGGATGTGACCCTCGCCGCCGTGTACAGCAGTCCCCTGGGGCGCGCGCTGGAGACAGCCCGTATCGTGGCCGAAGCGCAGGGTCTGGCCGTGGTCCCCCGGGAAGGGCTGCACGAGATCAGCCTCGGCGTGTGGGAAGGATTGACCGTGGCGGAGGTCGCGGAGCGCTACGGGGAGGCGCTCCGTCAGTGGCGCACAGCCCCGCATCTGGCCCAGATTCCCGGGGCGGAGACGCTTCAGGCCGTCCAGCACCGGGCCGCGGCGGCGCTGGACGAGATCAGGCGTCGGCACCGGGGCGAGGCGGCGGCCGTCGTGGCCCACGGCGGGGTGAACAAACTGCTCCTTCTGGCGCTGCTCGGCGCCCCGGTGAGTGCCTACTGGCGTATCCGTCAGCGCAACGGCTGCATCAACGTGCTGGAGTTCGACGGCGAGCGGGGGTGGATGCGCATCATGAACGAGACCGCCCACCTGGAGAGGCGGCCGGCCGCGGAGGCGTCGGGGCGCCGCGCTCGTCCCGCGGGAAGCGGGTGA
- a CDS encoding alcohol dehydrogenase catalytic domain-containing protein, which produces MRAARLHAPRTVRVDRLPPPVPQAGEVLVSIERVGVCGSDVHLFQGHRTAPYPIIMGHEGLGRIAAVGPGVAAERVGQRVVLEPNVPCGRCPWCRRGRGAICPDKRSLGVNVPGVLAEYATLPATHAWAIPETLSWRDAVLIEPLAVAVHAVAVSGLVPGDAALVLGCGTIGLVLTRLLAGMGVRVCAIDLDERRVEAARRAGAAETVVVSREDAPGLARRVQAGAAWPVIFESSGTASGAGWCLEAVPRGGTVVLLGLATDPVSLQPLRLVREGITITGSIIYDHPDDFRRAIGLVTGSGTLRLGDLVESEFPLDAVEDALQAAGGMLAGKAVVRVAG; this is translated from the coding sequence ATGCGGGCCGCACGCCTCCACGCCCCCCGCACGGTTCGGGTGGATCGTCTTCCTCCGCCCGTGCCGCAGGCCGGCGAGGTGCTGGTGTCCATCGAGCGCGTCGGGGTGTGCGGCAGCGACGTACACCTGTTCCAGGGGCACCGCACGGCGCCCTATCCCATCATCATGGGGCACGAGGGGCTGGGACGGATCGCCGCCGTGGGCCCCGGCGTGGCCGCCGAGCGCGTGGGCCAGCGCGTCGTCCTCGAGCCCAACGTGCCCTGCGGGAGATGCCCCTGGTGCCGGCGCGGCCGCGGCGCGATCTGCCCCGACAAGCGCTCCCTGGGCGTGAACGTGCCCGGCGTGCTGGCCGAGTACGCGACCCTGCCCGCCACCCACGCCTGGGCCATCCCCGAGACGCTCTCCTGGCGGGACGCGGTGCTCATCGAACCCCTCGCCGTGGCCGTCCACGCCGTCGCGGTGTCCGGGCTGGTGCCGGGCGACGCCGCCCTGGTCCTGGGGTGCGGCACCATCGGCCTGGTCCTGACGCGCCTGCTGGCCGGCATGGGCGTCCGCGTCTGCGCCATCGATCTGGATGAGCGACGGGTGGAGGCCGCACGACGCGCCGGAGCCGCCGAGACGGTGGTGGTGTCCCGCGAGGACGCGCCGGGGCTCGCCCGCCGTGTCCAGGCCGGGGCTGCCTGGCCGGTGATCTTTGAGTCCTCCGGCACGGCCTCCGGGGCGGGCTGGTGTCTGGAGGCGGTACCGCGGGGGGGCACCGTGGTCCTGCTGGGACTGGCCACCGACCCCGTGTCCCTGCAACCCCTGCGCCTCGTGCGCGAGGGGATCACCATCACCGGCTCGATCATCTACGACCACCCCGATGATTTCCGCCGGGCGATCGGCCTGGTGACCGGTAGCGGGACGCTGCGGCTCGGCGATCTGGTCGAGTCCGAATTTCCCCTCGACGCCGTGGAGGATGCCCTGCAGGCCGCCGGAGGGATGCTGGCGGGGAAAGCCGTGGTGCGGGTCGCCGGTTGA
- a CDS encoding aldehyde dehydrogenase family protein, whose amino-acid sequence MTAVSRAASPAADSVPAYDLLVGGRWTPAASGATMDTYNPATGRVFARVASAGPADADRVVAAARQALEAGPWPRMNGAARARLLRAVADRIEARADELARLETMNSGKPIRDARAQILKAAACFHYYAGLAEKVWGQTVPVDEGLFAYTVREPIGVCLGITPWNSPFIMAAYKTAPALAVGNTVILKPASATPVTALLLGEICLEAGLPPGVVNVVTGPGGTLGMALVRHPGVDKIALTGDNETGTAVMAAAAATVKRVTLELGGKSPNLIFPDADLEWAVPGSITAVYSHAGQRCTARSRLLVHDAVYEEFVGRFVAAARAIRLGDPLDPATEMGPVISEAQRTSILGYVRKGLEEGAVLLCGGRVPDDPALAEGYYLLPAAFAEVRNEMTIAREEIFGPVVCIMRFTEEAEAVRIANETRYGLAATVWTRDVGRAHRLARALRAGVVSVNSVPVTYIEAPFGGFKQSGLGRELGLEGLLEYSEVKSVFVGLS is encoded by the coding sequence ATGACCGCGGTGTCGCGTGCTGCGTCCCCGGCTGCCGACAGCGTCCCGGCCTACGATCTGTTGGTGGGGGGACGGTGGACTCCGGCCGCGTCGGGAGCAACCATGGACACCTACAATCCGGCTACGGGCAGGGTGTTCGCCCGCGTGGCCAGTGCCGGTCCGGCTGATGCGGATCGCGTCGTGGCCGCGGCCCGTCAGGCTCTGGAAGCCGGTCCCTGGCCTCGGATGAACGGGGCCGCCCGGGCCCGGCTGCTCCGCGCCGTGGCCGATCGCATCGAGGCGCGGGCGGACGAACTGGCGCGGCTGGAGACGATGAACTCGGGCAAGCCGATCCGCGATGCCCGGGCCCAGATCCTCAAGGCCGCGGCGTGCTTCCACTATTATGCGGGGCTGGCCGAGAAGGTCTGGGGACAGACCGTACCTGTGGATGAAGGCCTCTTCGCCTACACGGTGCGCGAGCCGATCGGGGTCTGCCTGGGGATCACGCCGTGGAACAGTCCGTTCATCATGGCCGCCTACAAGACGGCCCCCGCTCTTGCCGTGGGAAACACGGTGATCCTGAAGCCGGCCAGCGCCACGCCTGTGACGGCCCTCCTCCTCGGCGAGATCTGCCTGGAGGCCGGGTTGCCTCCCGGCGTGGTCAACGTCGTCACGGGTCCCGGGGGGACGCTGGGGATGGCGTTGGTCAGGCATCCCGGGGTGGACAAGATCGCTCTGACCGGCGACAACGAGACCGGCACGGCCGTGATGGCCGCCGCCGCGGCCACGGTCAAGCGGGTGACCCTGGAGCTCGGCGGCAAGTCGCCCAACCTGATCTTCCCCGATGCCGACCTGGAGTGGGCCGTCCCGGGCTCGATCACGGCCGTGTACTCCCACGCCGGCCAGCGGTGCACGGCCCGCTCCCGGCTGCTGGTGCACGACGCGGTCTATGAGGAGTTCGTCGGGCGGTTCGTCGCCGCCGCGCGGGCGATCAGGCTCGGGGATCCGCTGGATCCAGCGACAGAGATGGGTCCGGTGATCTCGGAGGCGCAGCGCACGTCCATCCTGGGATATGTGCGGAAGGGCCTCGAGGAAGGCGCCGTTCTGCTCTGCGGCGGTCGGGTGCCGGACGACCCCGCCCTGGCGGAGGGATACTACCTCCTCCCCGCGGCGTTCGCCGAGGTGCGCAACGAGATGACCATTGCCCGCGAGGAGATCTTCGGGCCGGTGGTGTGCATCATGCGGTTTACGGAGGAAGCGGAAGCGGTCCGGATCGCGAACGAGACACGGTACGGCCTGGCGGCGACCGTGTGGACACGCGACGTGGGACGGGCGCACCGTCTGGCGCGCGCCCTGCGTGCCGGGGTGGTCAGCGTGAACAGCGTGCCCGTAACCTACATTGAGGCGCCCTTCGGCGGCTTCAAGCAGAGCGGCCTGGGCCGCGAGCTGGGGCTGGAGGGGCTGTTGGAGTACAGCGAAGTGAAGAGCGTCTTTGTGGGTCTATCCTAG
- a CDS encoding cupin domain-containing protein has product MGVRAQPGIRVVRTYAEGKAYWIGLDNPGFRRKVFRTVDRELCGSEHMVAGITVFPQGEASSLHSHPESEEINVVLAGHGEVVGADGSRQSFGPHDMMFVPKGLPHQHVNTGAEPLVLLWCYTPPGENPTR; this is encoded by the coding sequence GTGGGCGTCAGGGCGCAGCCCGGGATCAGAGTGGTCCGGACGTACGCGGAGGGGAAGGCCTACTGGATCGGCCTGGACAATCCGGGATTCCGCCGCAAGGTCTTCCGCACGGTGGACAGGGAACTGTGCGGCTCGGAGCACATGGTGGCGGGGATCACCGTCTTCCCTCAGGGAGAGGCCAGCTCGCTGCACAGCCATCCCGAGTCCGAGGAGATCAACGTCGTCCTGGCGGGGCACGGGGAAGTGGTCGGCGCCGACGGCTCGCGGCAGTCCTTCGGTCCCCACGACATGATGTTCGTGCCCAAGGGCCTGCCGCACCAACACGTCAACACCGGCGCCGAGCCGCTCGTGCTGCTGTGGTGCTACACGCCGCCGGGAGAAAATCCGACCAGGTGA
- a CDS encoding putative metallopeptidase has translation MRPVAPTSRRIALRWRPAPDVQARLRRIARALGLGYVDPARIRCVRVEGARANALARIWGLPPVFQDALRLAPCYVVEFMVPAFDRLPRREQDRVIIHELLHIPRTFSGGIRPERSRFLAINQRTVERYYRQYLAAMKRRPRR, from the coding sequence ATGCGACCCGTTGCCCCGACCTCCCGGAGGATTGCCCTGCGGTGGCGTCCCGCGCCCGATGTGCAGGCGCGCCTGCGCCGAATCGCCCGCGCGCTGGGCCTGGGCTACGTAGACCCCGCCCGCATTCGCTGCGTGCGTGTGGAGGGCGCGCGGGCCAACGCCCTGGCCCGCATCTGGGGGTTGCCGCCGGTCTTCCAGGACGCGCTGCGTCTGGCGCCCTGCTACGTGGTCGAGTTCATGGTGCCCGCCTTCGACCGCCTGCCCCGCCGGGAGCAGGATCGCGTCATCATCCACGAACTGCTCCACATCCCGCGTACCTTCAGCGGGGGCATCCGGCCGGAGCGGTCGCGCTTCCTGGCCATTAATCAGCGGACGGTGGAGCGCTACTACCGCCAGTACCTGGCCGCGATGAAACGCCGACCCCGCCGCTAG
- a CDS encoding tripartite tricarboxylate transporter permease, whose amino-acid sequence MKEFLSPGNIALSAVGVVAGILVGATPGLSVTMAVALLASMTYSWDTKTALALMLGVYAGGVYGGSRSSILINIPGTPSALATSFDGHPMALRGEAGLAIGVATVQSVIGGFIGLITLILAAPPISELALKFAPRDYFLLVAMGLSLTGRLAGGSLARSMVGAALGVLVGLIGMDPITGEGRFTFGQPLLINGVHFIAAVIGLFGVSEVIYQLGRIGRSTAPQARIAEVGGVFPGFRHFFKYLPVTIRASVIGVIVGALPGAGGDIAALLAYADAKRWVKKPSRPFGQGAVEGVVAPETANNACIGGDMIPMLTLGIPGDAVTAVLISVLFIHGLRPGPLLMVEQRDLFWFIAGSYGLANIFLFVFGLLAVRPFVKVVNIDKRILMPLIVLISVVGTYAIQNNIYDVFWMIGFGVLGYFMKLGGYPVGPMVLGVILGPLADINFRRAMLAVQGNVPLFLWEMVSHPISLVLTLILLSAFVPSVSFAGVRNWIRLRRMRREVA is encoded by the coding sequence TTGAAGGAGTTCCTCTCCCCGGGGAATATTGCCCTGTCCGCGGTGGGCGTGGTCGCGGGCATTCTGGTCGGTGCGACACCGGGCCTCAGCGTGACGATGGCCGTCGCCCTGCTGGCCTCGATGACCTACTCCTGGGACACGAAGACCGCCCTGGCGTTGATGCTCGGGGTGTATGCGGGCGGGGTGTATGGAGGATCTCGATCCTCCATCTTGATCAACATTCCGGGTACGCCCTCCGCCCTGGCCACTTCCTTCGACGGTCACCCGATGGCCTTGAGGGGCGAGGCGGGCCTGGCCATCGGTGTGGCTACCGTCCAGTCCGTCATCGGCGGCTTCATCGGGCTCATTACCCTGATCCTCGCCGCCCCGCCGATCTCGGAACTGGCGTTGAAGTTTGCGCCGCGGGACTACTTCTTGTTGGTGGCGATGGGGCTGTCGCTGACCGGCCGCCTGGCCGGGGGGTCGCTGGCCAGGTCCATGGTGGGGGCGGCGCTGGGCGTCCTGGTCGGGTTGATCGGGATGGACCCGATTACCGGTGAGGGCCGCTTCACGTTCGGCCAGCCGCTGCTCATCAACGGCGTCCACTTCATCGCCGCGGTCATCGGGCTGTTCGGCGTGTCGGAAGTGATCTATCAACTCGGCCGGATCGGCCGGAGTACGGCGCCGCAGGCCAGGATCGCGGAGGTCGGGGGCGTCTTCCCGGGGTTCCGCCACTTCTTCAAATACCTCCCCGTCACCATCCGCGCCTCGGTGATCGGCGTCATCGTCGGAGCGCTGCCCGGCGCCGGCGGGGACATCGCGGCCCTTCTGGCTTACGCCGACGCCAAACGGTGGGTAAAGAAACCGTCGCGCCCCTTCGGCCAGGGCGCGGTGGAGGGTGTCGTCGCCCCGGAGACGGCGAACAACGCCTGCATCGGCGGGGACATGATCCCGATGCTCACCCTGGGGATCCCCGGCGATGCCGTGACCGCGGTGCTCATCAGCGTCCTGTTCATCCATGGGCTGCGGCCCGGGCCGTTGCTCATGGTGGAGCAGCGGGACCTTTTCTGGTTCATCGCCGGATCCTACGGACTGGCCAACATCTTTCTCTTCGTCTTCGGCCTGCTGGCGGTGCGCCCGTTCGTCAAAGTGGTCAACATCGACAAGCGGATCCTGATGCCCCTGATCGTGCTGATCTCCGTTGTGGGCACCTACGCCATCCAGAACAACATCTATGACGTCTTCTGGATGATCGGGTTCGGTGTGCTGGGCTACTTCATGAAGCTGGGCGGCTATCCGGTGGGTCCTATGGTCCTGGGGGTCATCCTCGGGCCGCTGGCCGACATCAACTTCCGCCGGGCCATGCTCGCGGTCCAGGGCAACGTTCCCCTGTTCTTGTGGGAGATGGTCAGTCATCCCATCAGCTTGGTGTTGACCCTCATCCTGCTCTCGGCCTTCGTCCCGAGCGTCTCTTTCGCCGGGGTCAGGAATTGGATTCGGCTCCGACGGATGCGAAGGGAGGTCGCGTGA
- a CDS encoding MFS transporter, which yields MRAHFLYGLGSFGGSLLQQTVLLWVFYFYAPPAGEGLPTRVAAPLLGMAMGAGRVVDALADPPVAYLSDRLRGRGGRRRPFILIGAPLLALAFALLWVPPHAGPTTANILYLGTVLGVFYLLYTVVMNPYTALLPEITAGGRGRIDTAAWQAGCSLAGTAAAFLGSSWLVGHSGFPTMGAVLAPIGMAAMWIAAFSVQERAVPEPAVAFGPAARAVVMNRAFQIYLLGLALLWFGLSMVNLSLAYVVTVLMGLSRQAVGAVLGATIGVSLLSFPLIAAMARRAGKRATLLRAMLMAGIVVPLMGLIGRLPLSLDPALQGYLLVILAGPPLAALFVLPNAILADIAEAHGARLGHRSEGLFFALQGLIFNGTTSLAAVALGVLLARFGFAVGADLGLRFVPLAAALSVAAGALVFTRFPRDERGAPTPPRPAASPGGRSRS from the coding sequence ATGCGCGCGCACTTTCTCTACGGCCTGGGCAGTTTCGGCGGCAGTCTGCTGCAGCAGACGGTGCTGCTGTGGGTCTTCTACTTCTACGCGCCGCCGGCGGGGGAGGGCCTGCCCACGCGCGTCGCCGCCCCGCTGCTCGGGATGGCCATGGGTGCCGGCCGCGTGGTGGACGCGCTCGCCGATCCGCCGGTCGCCTACCTCAGCGACCGCCTCCGCGGGCGGGGAGGGCGGCGCCGTCCCTTCATCCTGATCGGCGCCCCGCTGCTGGCCCTGGCCTTCGCCCTGCTGTGGGTCCCCCCGCACGCCGGGCCGACGACGGCCAACATCCTCTACCTGGGCACCGTCCTCGGCGTCTTCTACTTGCTCTACACCGTGGTCATGAACCCCTACACCGCGCTGCTCCCCGAGATCACGGCCGGAGGCCGCGGGCGCATCGACACCGCGGCCTGGCAGGCCGGATGCAGCCTGGCCGGGACGGCCGCCGCCTTCCTGGGGTCGTCCTGGCTCGTCGGACACAGCGGTTTCCCCACCATGGGAGCGGTCCTGGCCCCCATCGGCATGGCGGCGATGTGGATCGCCGCCTTCAGTGTGCAGGAACGGGCCGTCCCGGAGCCGGCCGTGGCCTTCGGGCCCGCGGCCCGGGCCGTGGTCATGAATCGCGCCTTCCAGATCTACCTTCTGGGTCTGGCCCTCCTGTGGTTCGGGTTGAGCATGGTGAACCTCTCTCTGGCCTACGTCGTCACGGTGCTCATGGGTCTCAGCCGGCAGGCCGTCGGCGCGGTGCTCGGGGCGACCATCGGCGTCTCGCTGCTCTCCTTCCCCCTCATCGCCGCCATGGCCAGGCGCGCCGGCAAACGCGCCACGCTGCTGCGGGCGATGCTGATGGCGGGGATCGTGGTCCCGTTGATGGGCCTGATCGGACGGCTGCCCCTGTCGCTGGACCCCGCGCTGCAGGGCTACCTGCTGGTCATTCTGGCCGGTCCGCCGCTGGCCGCCCTCTTCGTCCTGCCCAACGCCATCCTGGCGGACATCGCCGAAGCCCACGGCGCGCGGCTCGGGCACCGCAGCGAGGGGTTGTTCTTCGCCCTGCAGGGGCTGATCTTCAACGGGACGACCAGTCTGGCCGCGGTGGCGCTGGGGGTGCTGCTGGCGCGGTTCGGTTTCGCCGTCGGCGCGGACCTGGGGTTGCGCTTCGTGCCGCTGGCGGCGGCGCTCTCCGTGGCCGCCGGCGCCCTGGTGTTCACCCGCTTCCCGCGGGACGAGCGCGGCGCCCCGACGCCTCCGCGGCCGGCCGCCTCTCCAGGTGGGCGGTCTCGTTCATGA
- a CDS encoding tripartite tricarboxylate transporter TctB family protein — protein MSARLQAAGVAALGVFVFERASRMTNFWSDPGSPGLFPALVAAVFIICAVAIWRQGPPEDDPGSVSVWAILYALMVVAYGALLKPVGYIGASIAFLLVSFLWLRAMPWWKSILVAVVATGITFAVFRYLFIVILP, from the coding sequence TTGTCGGCCCGCCTGCAAGCCGCAGGCGTCGCGGCCCTGGGTGTGTTTGTCTTCGAACGGGCGAGCCGGATGACCAACTTCTGGTCGGATCCCGGCTCGCCCGGGCTCTTTCCTGCCCTGGTCGCCGCGGTCTTCATCATCTGCGCCGTGGCCATCTGGCGCCAGGGACCGCCGGAGGATGATCCCGGGTCGGTATCGGTCTGGGCCATCCTCTACGCCCTGATGGTGGTGGCCTACGGGGCGCTGCTCAAGCCGGTCGGCTATATCGGGGCGTCCATCGCCTTCCTGCTGGTATCGTTCCTGTGGCTGCGCGCCATGCCGTGGTGGAAGTCCATCCTCGTGGCCGTGGTGGCTACGGGGATCACGTTCGCGGTGTTCCGCTACCTGTTCATCGTCATCCTGCCGTAG
- a CDS encoding tripartite tricarboxylate transporter substrate binding protein: MERARPSEALRVSVVVLLGVALALGLAAVPSTAQAYPERNIIGIIQWGAGGTTDRVSRKVAPLADRLLGQRIVLNNMTGASGATGMQYVYDQPADGYTLLFAAENPTLYGILDISPRNFDEFIPINLFARSIPVIVVRSDSKYRYLDDLIRDARQRPGQIKAGGTGIGGVPFVVGAMMTAVSGVKFNTIPFDGDGPALAALLGGHIDFHVSVLSAAAEHMRAGRMRAIAVVDNVPNFGAPGVPALGQMIPQYRSYLPWGPFFGVWVKKGTPAPAVAKLTEAFKAAVGSEEFKEFAELLGAVPLNLSGDEAMRFVKQWQSVTAWLLYDAGAAKKSPQAFGIPRPSR, translated from the coding sequence ATGGAGAGAGCCAGGCCTTCTGAAGCGCTGCGGGTGTCGGTTGTGGTCCTGCTCGGCGTGGCACTGGCGCTGGGGCTGGCCGCCGTACCGTCTACGGCGCAGGCCTATCCCGAGCGCAACATCATCGGCATCATTCAATGGGGCGCCGGAGGAACTACGGACCGGGTGTCGCGGAAGGTGGCTCCCCTGGCCGATCGCCTGCTCGGCCAGCGGATCGTCCTGAACAACATGACCGGGGCCAGCGGCGCGACAGGCATGCAGTACGTCTACGACCAGCCGGCGGACGGCTACACCCTGCTGTTCGCCGCCGAGAACCCGACGCTATACGGCATCCTGGACATTTCGCCGCGCAACTTCGACGAGTTCATTCCCATCAACCTGTTCGCCCGCAGCATCCCGGTGATCGTTGTGCGCAGCGACTCGAAGTACCGCTACCTCGACGACTTGATCCGCGATGCCAGGCAGCGCCCCGGCCAGATCAAGGCCGGCGGTACGGGTATCGGCGGCGTGCCCTTTGTCGTCGGGGCCATGATGACCGCGGTCAGCGGCGTGAAGTTCAACACGATCCCCTTCGACGGCGATGGGCCGGCGCTGGCCGCCCTCCTCGGGGGGCATATCGACTTCCACGTCTCGGTTCTGTCGGCGGCGGCGGAGCATATGCGGGCCGGCCGCATGCGGGCGATCGCGGTCGTAGACAACGTGCCGAACTTCGGCGCGCCCGGGGTCCCCGCCCTGGGACAGATGATCCCCCAGTACCGCTCCTACCTCCCGTGGGGACCGTTCTTCGGGGTATGGGTCAAGAAGGGGACCCCCGCTCCGGCCGTGGCCAAGCTCACCGAGGCCTTCAAGGCGGCGGTCGGGAGCGAAGAGTTCAAGGAGTTCGCCGAGTTGTTGGGCGCGGTTCCCTTGAACCTCTCCGGGGACGAGGCCATGCGGTTCGTGAAGCAGTGGCAGTCCGTCACCGCGTGGCTGCTTTATGACGCCGGCGCGGCGAAGAAGTCGCCCCAGGCGTTCGGGATCCCGCGCCCGTCCAGGTAG
- the aroD gene encoding type I 3-dehydroquinate dehydratase, whose product MLTCVPLTARDRSALVDQARALAALRPDCIEWRADFVADLVPADVPVLLRDMAAAAPVPLIVTNRLAAEGGHRVQDEDHRVAILTAAAATGIPALVDLELATAPPLAERVAAAAGQAGVAVIRSWHDFSATPPVPTLLGTLRTMQSAGAAVAKVAVTPRTPEDVLALLTAGLEARRTFLEIPCILMSMGALGAVSRFAGHFGSDLTFAVGLEASAPGQMDLELTRRGLQALGLAGDSGEERP is encoded by the coding sequence GTGCTCACCTGCGTGCCCTTGACGGCGCGCGATCGCTCCGCGCTGGTCGACCAGGCCCGTGCGCTGGCTGCGCTCCGGCCCGACTGCATCGAGTGGCGCGCCGACTTCGTGGCTGACCTGGTTCCCGCCGACGTCCCGGTGCTGCTCCGCGATATGGCCGCGGCCGCCCCTGTCCCGCTGATCGTCACCAACCGCCTGGCCGCCGAGGGCGGGCACAGGGTCCAGGACGAGGATCACCGGGTGGCCATCCTCACCGCGGCGGCGGCGACCGGCATCCCCGCCCTCGTGGATCTGGAACTGGCCACCGCCCCGCCGCTGGCCGAGCGCGTCGCGGCGGCGGCCGGGCAAGCCGGCGTGGCGGTGATCCGGTCCTGGCACGACTTCAGCGCCACCCCTCCCGTGCCGACGCTGCTGGGGACGCTCCGGACGATGCAGAGCGCCGGCGCGGCCGTGGCGAAGGTCGCGGTCACCCCCCGCACGCCGGAGGATGTGCTCGCCCTGCTCACCGCCGGCCTGGAGGCGCGCCGCACGTTCCTGGAGATCCCCTGCATCCTGATGTCCATGGGCGCGCTGGGCGCGGTGAGCCGCTTCGCCGGACACTTCGGATCCGACCTGACGTTCGCGGTGGGCCTGGAAGCCTCAGCCCCCGGGCAGATGGACCTGGAGCTGACGCGCCGGGGCTTGCAGGCGCTGGGTCTGGCCGGTGACTCCGGAGAGGAGAGGCCGTGA